The following DNA comes from Caulobacter mirabilis.
CAGGCCGGCCGCGGCGATCAGGATGTAGCTCAGCTGGCCGATGGTCAGCCCCATGCCGATGGCGCAGGCGAACCAGCCGAGCGCGGTCAGGCCCATCCACCAGCGCCGGGTCAGCATCCAGGCCGCCAGCCAGGCCCCGCCCTGCAGGGCGAAGACGACGGCCGGGTAGAACAGCCAGACCTTCAGCCCGCCGCCGCCCAGGGCCGCCGGGGCGAAGATGGCGATCAGGATCAGGTTGGTCGTCCCGGCCGCGGCGAACACGGACTGGAAGGCGCGGGACGCCGTCCCGCCGCGCGGCGCCCGGCGGTCCCGGATCAGCACGACGCACAGGACGATCAGGAACAGCACGGTCGGGCCGAGCGACAGGACCAAACCGCCCAGCGGCCCGAGCGTCAGCCAGCCGGTCGCCTGTCCCCAGTGGCCGAGCATCTGCAGGCCGTAGATCAGGCCGGCGGCGACGAACACCGCGCCCGTCGCCGCCTGGTGGCGGCCGGCGCCATCGACCAGCCCCTTGAGGAAGGCCAGGTCTTCGCGCGCGCTCTGGGCGGCGTCCGCCGACGGATCTTGCGAGGGACTCATGGGACGTCTCCTGTCGCCTCGGCGTGGACGAGCCCGCGTCCCTTGGCAAGCTGCTTGTGGGCAAGCCGCTTGTGACGGCGGCCGTTGAGCCAGCCGCCGAGGACCGTGCCCCGGACCAGCAGCTGGTAGCTGCCGAAACCCACGGCAAGCGCCGCGCCCAGCACCAGGGCGTACTTCACCGGCCAGGGCCAGGCGAGGTCGGAGACGACGGTCTGCAGCGCCATCACCACCGGCACATGGATCAGGTAGATCCAGTAGGAGGCGTCGGCGACGTAACGCCGAGCGGGGCTGTGGCCGGACAGGAACTGCTGCGCCGCCCCGGCCAGGCCGAAGGTCCAGCAGAACACGCCCATCGCGTAGAGGCAGGCGTAGGCGAACTTGGACAGGCCCAGCGGCGTCGGCGTCAGCACCGGCTCCAGCCCGACCATGACCAGGCAGGTCGAGACGCAGCCCAGCCCGACGCCCAGCAGCATCGGCCAGCGCTCGGTCCAGACCTGCAGCAGGCTCGCCTGGCGATGCAGCAGCCATCCTGCGGCGAACGCGGTCCCGTAGCCGACCAGCGCCGGAACATTGGGGATCAGCGAGCTGTCGGGGGTCATGATCCCGAACCAGGCCAGCCAGGCCGGATCCGACCAGAAGGCGAAGGCCAGCGGCGCGGCGAACATCACCGGCAGCCAAAGCTCGACCATCCAGCGCATCATCCGGTCGACGACGCCGGCCACGGCTTCCCCGGGATCGAGCAGGCGCAGCCCGCCGCGGATGAGCAGCGCCGCCGCGTAGAAGATCAGCAGCACATACAGGAACCACAGATGCGTCAGCGGGAAGTTCGGCAGGCTCGGGAAGCCCGACGCCGGACCCGAGGGCGCCGCCCCGCCGTTGGCCTTGACCGCCGCCCAGATCATCACCGCCACGATGGCGGTGAACAGGACCGGCCAGAACACGACCAGCGGCAGGACGATCCGCCGGCTCCGGTCCGCCAGGAACCCCTTCAGCCCGCGCCGCTCCAGCAGCATGCGGCCGAAGAAGCCCGCGATCAGGAAGAAGGCCGCCATGCGGAACATGTGCAGCCAGAAGAACAGCACGGACATCACGGCGCTTCGCTCGGCGTCCATGACCACCCAGACCTGCTGTCCGGGCAGGAAGGACATCGTCGCGTGGAAGGCCACGCCCAGCAGCAGCGCCCCGCCGCGGACGGCGTCGAGCGCATGCAGGCGCTCCGGTTGGTTCGAGGTCATCGGATCCTCCACGCCGCCCTCCCGGCGGCCGATAGGGCCGCGAAGTACGCCAACTTGTTTATTTTGTAAACTTGTCTTTCGTGAGAGCACCAATCGGTGGGAAGGACAAGCGACGCTGAGACTCCCGGAGTCCGCCCGTTCCCGGGTCCAAGCTCCATCGAGACGACCGGTGTTGAGGACAGGCGCTAGGCGGCGTGGCGAGCGCGGGTCCAGCGGGCCACGGCGGCGACCAGCTCGGCGGCCAGGATGGGCTTGCCGATCACGCCGTCGAACGGCGCGCCCGTCGCCAGCAGGGCTTCCGCATCGGCGTCGGCGGAGAAGGCCAGGATCGGCGTGTCGCGGTTGGGGCCGTTTCGGGATCGGATGTGCTCTGCGGCGGCGGGGCCGTCCAGCCGCCCCGGCATGCGAATGTCCATGAGGATCAGGTCGAACGGCTGGCCCTCGGCGGCCGCCACCGCGCTCTCGCCGTCCCCGACCTCGACCAGCAACGGCGCCCAGGGCGCCAGCATGGCGGCGGCCAGCTCGCGATTGACCCGGTGGTCGTCGACGATCAGCAGCCGCACGCCCTTGGCGGGCCCATCGACGGGCAGGCGCTGAGCCGCCTCCGCCTCCTCCACGGCGGCCGGCGCGGCGATGCGGAAGCGGAAGGCCGAGCCCACGCCCGGACGGCTGCGGACCTCGATGCCGCCGCCCATCGCCTCGGCCAACCCCTTGCAGATCGCCAGACCCAGGCCCGTGCCCCCGTTCTGCCGGGTCGAGCCGGCGTCGACCTGGGAGAAGCGTTGGAACAGCCGCGCGCGCTGCGCCTCGTCCAGGCCTGGGCCGGTGTCGCGCACGACGACCTCCAGCATGCCCCCGAACGGATCGTGGCGCAGCGCCATGGACACGGCGCCCTCCTGCGTGAACTTCACGGCATTGCCGATCAGGTTCAGCAGCATCTGACGCAGGCGATCGGGATCCACGACCAGCCGCCCGGGCATGGCCGCGTCGACCGCCAGCTCCAGCGCCAGGCCCTTTTCCTGAGCCTGGGACGAGAACAGCTCCAACGTCTCGCGCGCCAGACCGCCCACGTCGACCGGCCGCGGCTTGATCTCGACCTGCCCGGCCTCGAGCTTCGAGAAGTCGAGGATGTCGTTGACCGTCGCCAGCAGGGCCCGGCTCGCCGAGGCGATGCGGTCGACATAGCTCTGGGCCTCCTCGTCAAGGCTGCAGCGCTCGGACAGCAGGGCCGAGAAGCCGAGCACCGAGGTGAGAGGCGTGCGCAGCTCATGGCTCATGTTGGCCAGGAACTCGGCTTTCACCGCGGCGGCGGCCTGGGCCGCGTCGCGCGCCTCGGCCAGCTCCCGCTCCGCCCGGACATGCGCGGTCAGGTCGACCACCGCGCCGTAGACCGCGGCCACGCGGCCGTCGGAGGCCATCTGGCAGGCGACCCGTCCCTCCAGGCTGCGCACCTCGCCCGAGGGCCAGACCACGCGCAGCACGCTGGCGCTGGCCTGCCCCGCCAGGGCCTGGGCGAGGTTGGCCTCGGCGGCGGCGCGATCGTCGGGATGGATCCGCGCCATGGCCATGTCCAGCGGCGGCTCCGCGCCAGGCCCGAAACCGAAGATCCGGAACATGCTGGGCGACCAGCGGATCGCCTGGCTGGCGGCGTCCATCCACCAGTAGCCGACGCCGGCGAGGTCCTCGGCCATGGCGGCCCAACGCTGTCGTTCGCTCGCGCTCGTGCGGGTCATGTCGCCTCCGCGGGCCGACAGTGTCGACCGACCAGGGCAAAGACGAGATTAAGCCCGGCGCGATTTTCCCTCAGGCCGCGTCCCAGGCCAGGTCATGCGCCAGCTCCGCGCGTGCAGCCGGGCTCAGCATGGCGACATGGGCGTAGGCCTCGTGGTCGCAGCCGACGGCGATCACGGTCGCAGGGTCGCGGAACACCGCCTTCTGGGCGTCGCTGAGCCGAAACCGCAGGAAGTGCACGGCCGCCTCCTCCCGCTCCCGGGGCGGGCCGTCGATCTCGTCTCGCGGCCGGGCTCGGACACGGTCGCCGCCGACCTGCAGGAAGAAGCAGTCCCGGGCGCCGGCCAAGCGGGCCAGGATCGCGGCCCGCCGAACATCGTCGTCGATCCCGAACATCGCCGTCGCGATCAACTCGGCGCCCTGCGGGATCAGCGGGTTGTAGGCCGCCAGCGCGGTCGCGACTCCGTCGCCCTCGCCCGCCTCGGCCAGCAGCGTTTCCTGCACCTGCAGGAGCACCGTGTCGTAGCTCTCGAACCCGATGGCGCAAGCGGGCCCCAGGTCCACCCGGCGCAAGCGCTTCATCGGCAGCAGCGTCGCCCGTCGCGACCGCCGCTGGACCGCGTAGACGGCGGCGGGAAGGAGGTCCTCCGGCATGATCCTGTGCAGCGGCGCCGGCATGATCCGCCCCTAGTCCAGCAGGCTCAGGGCGCGCCGGAGACCGTCGGCGCGCACGGCCTCGGCCTTGGCCAGGGTCTCGAACCAGTCGGCGATGTCTTCGAGCCCTTCCTCCCGCGCCGACCGCGCCATCCCGGCATAGACGCCGGCGTGCCGCTCGGCGTCGTCGGCCACGGTCTTCAGGCTGTCGGCCACGCTGTCGGCCGGTCCGTCGGCAAGGTCGTCCATGAAGGCGAGATGGCCCTGGGCGTGGCCGCGCCGGCCTTCGGCCGCCGAGCGGAGCAGCGCCGCCTCGTCGGTCCGCCCCTCTGCTTCCGCCGCGGCGACCAGCCGCAGCGCGCGGCGACCGGCCCGGCTCTCCATCGCGAAGGCGGCGGCCAAGTTGTGCAGAGTCTTGCTGACGGCGAGGCTCATGCGTTCCACGCTAACCCCGGCGACCGCCGTTCGCCCAGCCGTTTGTTTCCGGTCGGACGACAGGACGGGCTGGCCGACCCCGGCCGGAGGTTGTTACTGACCCGTCGCAGCGCTGCGTTTCTGGAGGACCGCCCATGACCTCGACCCCGCCCGAGACCTTCCCCGACGCGGCCGCCTCCGATCCCCGCGCGCTGGGCTGGATGCAGGGCGCGCCGCCCGCGCCGGACCGGGTGATCGCGATGACCGATCGGGACCTTTTCCGGTTCCCGAAGTCGCGCTGGGCCTTCAGCCACATGCGCCAGCTGGCCCCCACGGCCGGGGTCAGCCGCGG
Coding sequences within:
- a CDS encoding acyltransferase family protein is translated as MTSNQPERLHALDAVRGGALLLGVAFHATMSFLPGQQVWVVMDAERSAVMSVLFFWLHMFRMAAFFLIAGFFGRMLLERRGLKGFLADRSRRIVLPLVVFWPVLFTAIVAVMIWAAVKANGGAAPSGPASGFPSLPNFPLTHLWFLYVLLIFYAAALLIRGGLRLLDPGEAVAGVVDRMMRWMVELWLPVMFAAPLAFAFWSDPAWLAWFGIMTPDSSLIPNVPALVGYGTAFAAGWLLHRQASLLQVWTERWPMLLGVGLGCVSTCLVMVGLEPVLTPTPLGLSKFAYACLYAMGVFCWTFGLAGAAQQFLSGHSPARRYVADASYWIYLIHVPVVMALQTVVSDLAWPWPVKYALVLGAALAVGFGSYQLLVRGTVLGGWLNGRRHKRLAHKQLAKGRGLVHAEATGDVP
- a CDS encoding ATP-binding protein → MTRTSASERQRWAAMAEDLAGVGYWWMDAASQAIRWSPSMFRIFGFGPGAEPPLDMAMARIHPDDRAAAEANLAQALAGQASASVLRVVWPSGEVRSLEGRVACQMASDGRVAAVYGAVVDLTAHVRAERELAEARDAAQAAAAVKAEFLANMSHELRTPLTSVLGFSALLSERCSLDEEAQSYVDRIASASRALLATVNDILDFSKLEAGQVEIKPRPVDVGGLARETLELFSSQAQEKGLALELAVDAAMPGRLVVDPDRLRQMLLNLIGNAVKFTQEGAVSMALRHDPFGGMLEVVVRDTGPGLDEAQRARLFQRFSQVDAGSTRQNGGTGLGLAICKGLAEAMGGGIEVRSRPGVGSAFRFRIAAPAAVEEAEAAQRLPVDGPAKGVRLLIVDDHRVNRELAAAMLAPWAPLLVEVGDGESAVAAAEGQPFDLILMDIRMPGRLDGPAAAEHIRSRNGPNRDTPILAFSADADAEALLATGAPFDGVIGKPILAAELVAAVARWTRARHAA
- a CDS encoding DUF3501 family protein: MPAPLHRIMPEDLLPAAVYAVQRRSRRATLLPMKRLRRVDLGPACAIGFESYDTVLLQVQETLLAEAGEGDGVATALAAYNPLIPQGAELIATAMFGIDDDVRRAAILARLAGARDCFFLQVGGDRVRARPRDEIDGPPREREEAAVHFLRFRLSDAQKAVFRDPATVIAVGCDHEAYAHVAMLSPAARAELAHDLAWDAA
- a CDS encoding ferritin family protein, producing MSLAVSKTLHNLAAAFAMESRAGRRALRLVAAAEAEGRTDEAALLRSAAEGRRGHAQGHLAFMDDLADGPADSVADSLKTVADDAERHAGVYAGMARSAREEGLEDIADWFETLAKAEAVRADGLRRALSLLD